One Spinacia oleracea cultivar Varoflay chromosome 4, BTI_SOV_V1, whole genome shotgun sequence DNA segment encodes these proteins:
- the LOC110803983 gene encoding uncharacterized protein: MSTARNPQHILRLLVSCRKITAQVTNPATESIIAMASSSEQEFVSHYRSHANRFPRSHNFWDARIASRVGEKLGLRLMEIGVSDVEIDIQEEISRPHHHRKLVIPLFDSVKKTGVFVSGTEELHF, translated from the coding sequence ATGTCTACAGCAAGAAACCCACAACACATTCTCCGCCTCCTAGTAAGCTGCCGGAAAATCACCGCACAGGTAACAAATCCAGCGACGGAATCTATAATCGCCATGGCTTCTTCCTCAGAGCAAGAGTTCGTATCCCATTACCGCTCTCATGCGAATCGATTTCCCCGCTCTCATAACTTCTGGGACGCCCGAATAGCGTCTCGTGTCGGCGAAAAACTAGGGCTCCGATTGATGGAAATCGGCGTCTCAGACGTCGAAATTGATATTCAAGAGGAGATTTCTCGACCTCATCATCATCGCAAGCTCGTCATTCCTCTATTTGATTCAGTTAAAAAGACTGGTGTTTTCGTCTCCGGTACCGAGGAATTGCATTTCTAG